One Triticum dicoccoides isolate Atlit2015 ecotype Zavitan chromosome 4B, WEW_v2.0, whole genome shotgun sequence genomic window carries:
- the LOC119291424 gene encoding transcription factor-like protein DPB — MVSGVPHRPDENGGGGGPSFPQQPAPVGTPPPSSGPAHSASTSGGSAGGSPSSRSEQQGPAATNGAGPAASTPASDGTAFLRLNNLDINGDDAPSSQAPISIKKKKRRAAAVGPDKGGRGLRQFSMKVCEKVESKGRTTYNEVADELVAEFTDPNNNIEPPDPDNPNAQQYDEKNIRRRVYDALNVLMAMDIISKDKKEIQWKGLPRTSINDIEELQADLAGVKGRIEKKSAYLQELQDQYLGMQNLINRNEQLYGSGNIPSGGVALPFILIQTRPHATVEVEISEDMQLVHFDFNTTPFELHDDSYVLKALNSYGKEENAGTSEPISNGCEGSSTPNFYRHQIQQSAMASNGTNRLPSSPPPPVPGILKGRVKHEHLY, encoded by the exons ATGGTCTCCGGCGTCCCCCACCGCCCGGACGagaacggcgggggcggcggcccgAGCTTCCCGCAGCAGCCGGCGCCCGTGGGCACTCCGCCGCCCTCCAGCGGCCCCGCGCACTCCGCCTCCACCAGCGGCGGCAGCGCCGGCGGCTCCCCGTCCAGCCGCAGCGAGCAGCAGGGCCCCGCCGCCACCAACGGCGCGGGCCCCGCGGCGTCCACGCCCGCCAGCGACGGCACGGCCTTCCTCCGCCTCAACAACCTCGACATCAACGGCGACGACGCGCCTTCCTCGCAGGCTCCCATCAG CATCAAGAAGAAGAAGCGAAGAGCGGCAGCAGTTGGTCCTGATAAAGGTGGCCGGGGGTTGCGACAGTTCAGTATGAAAG TTTGCGAGAAAGTTGAAAGTAAAGGGAGAACAACATATAATGAG GTGGCAGATGAACTTGTTGCTGAGTTTACAGACCCCAATAATAATATTGAACCACCAGATCCTGATAATCCGAATGCA CAACAATATGATGAGAAAAATATTCGAAGGAGGGTTTATGATGCACTGAATGTTCTGATGGCTATGGACATTATATctaaggataagaaggaaatacagTGGAAAGGCTTGCCTCGGACTAGTATAAATGATATTGAAGAACTGCAG gcggatctcgccggagtgaAAGGAAGGATTGAAAAGAAAAGTGCTTATTTGCAGGAGCTACAAGATCAA TATCTAGGTATGCAAAACCTAATAAACCGAAATGAGCAGCTGTATGGTTCAGGAAACATTCCTTCGGGTGGAGTGGCCTTGCCATTCATCCTTATCCAG ACACGGCCTCATGCAACTGTCGAAGTTGAAATATCAGAAGATATGCAACTTGTGCATTTTGACTTTAATAC CACCCCATTTGAGTTGCACGATGACTCGTATGTGCTAAAAGCACTGAACTCGTATGGAAAAGAAGAGAATGCCGGTACTTCGGAGCCGATATCAAATGGATGCGAGGGCTCGAGCACGCCGAATTTTTATCGGCATCAGATACAACAATCTGCAATGGCAAGTAATGGCACAAATAGATTACCAAGCTCACCACCACCCCCTGTTCCAGGCATTCTGAAAGGGCGAGTGAAGCATGAGCACCTGTACTAG